Sequence from the Undibacterium piscinae genome:
CATCAGCTTAAGCCTGAGTGCCAGTGAGGTGGCGATTTTGATATCGGCTTCGGTTTGCAGATGCAAGACACCATCAATCCGAAAGCGTATCTGCAAACGTTTTTCCTGTGGTTCTATGTGGATGTCGGAAGCGCGCACCTGAGTCGCATCATCAAAGACAGACTGCAATAGCTTGACCACCGGTGCATCTTCCATACCGGGACTAACGCCTAACGCACCAAAATCGACACTGGTGTCGCCTAGCTCTTGCTCTAACTCACGCGCAAAATCGGTGATTTCATCGGTGCGGCGATAAACGTTATCAATCGTCGCCAGCAATTCCGTTTCATTCACTACCGCCAGCAAAATATCGCTTTTCAGCAGGCGGGCAATTTCATCGTAGGCAAACAAATCGGTGGGATCAGCCATTCCCACCAAGAAGACTGAACCTTTTTGCTCAAGGACGATAGTCCTGAAACGTCTGGCCTGCATCTCGGGCAATAGCCGCACGGTATTCGGATTGATGTTGTATTGCTTCAAACTAACGTAGGCAATATTGAGCTGTCTTGCCAAAGCATCTGAAATCTGTTCCTCGGTCACAAAACCGTTCTCGACAAACAAACGCCCCAGCTTACGGCCAGTTCTCTTTTGTTCTTGTAAGGCAAACTGCAGCTGCTCTTCCGACATCAGCTTCTGTTGCAACAAGATTTCGCCTAAACGCACTTTTTCTGGCCTTGCCATGCACTTCCCCGGTTATCGCTGCGAACTGGAATCGCGTATTCGAATTATTGTAATTTATTGTCTCACATCAATATGGAAACAAATACTGAAAACCTATGCTTACGCTTCTCTTATGCGTCCCTAATCAAGTCCGGCCAAGGTCTGAATATGGGCGACTACGCTGCGGCCCAGCGCCGACAATTTATACCCGCCTTCAAGACAACTAACTATGCGTCCCTGTGAGTACTGCTGCGCCACTTGCATGATCTGCTGCGTGATCCAGCTGTAATCAGCCTCGACCAAGCCCATCTGGCCCATATCGTCTTCACGATGGGCATCGAACCCGGCAGAAATAAAGATCATCTCCGGCTGATGTAAATGCAGTGCGGGCAGCCACTGCTCAAGCACAATCTGACGTACCGCAGCGCCCCCTGTATGGCCAGGTACCGCCACGTTATGCATATTTGAAGCCGGATGTTCGGTGCCAGAATACGGGTAAAACGGGTGCTGAAAAAAGCTCACCATCAATACCCGCGGGTCATCGCTGAAAGCCATTTCGGTCCCGTTGCCATGATGCACGTCAAAATCAACTACCGCCACTCTTTGCAAACCATGCACTTCGAGCGCATGTTTGGCGGCGATTGCAACATTATTGAACATGCAAAAACCCATGGATTCCTCAGGCGTCGCATGATGACCGGGCGGGCGAATCGAACAAAAGGCATTGGCTATCTCACCGGCTATCACCGCATCGGTGGCTGCCAGTGCGGCACCGGCCGCGCGTAAGGATGCACGCCAGGTACAGGCATTGAGCTTGGTATCGGCATCGAGCAAAAAATAAGCGGCCTCGCTGCCCGGCGCCGGACAATTGTCGCGCACCCTGGCGATCGCGGCGGCGCTGTGCACCAGTTCCAGATCACTCTCTAGCGCAACCGGCGCCTCGCGGTATTCAATCAGATCGTGAATCCGGCTGGCAATCAATTGGTCTTCTATTGCCTGCAGACGCTGCGGCGCTTCGGGATGCCATGCGCCCATCTCATGTAATTTGCAGTCAGCATGGGTATAAAACGCCGTTGTCATGTATTGAGCATCCAGGTAGTGAAGTGGTATAAATCTGCCGCGTATAGCTTGCGCAGCAACATCAAGTTTCAACCTATTTGCGCGATTTTGCAAATTTGATGCCATTTTTATCAAAACTAAAAACGCAGGAATAGGAATCGGTTTACACTTGCCCCAGACACATGCACCCATTTCATAAGGCAAGCCCATGTTTTCGAAAGTTCACGAAGTCGCCAATCAGGTTGGCCATATCATTATCGGCAAGGATAGCCAGATCAGGCTATCCCTGGTTTGCCTGTTGGCGGGCGGCCACTTATTGATAGAGGATGTTCCCGGTGTAGGCAAAACCACGCTGGCGCATGCCTTGGCGATTTCGCTGGGTTTGCAATTTAACCGGCTGCAATTTACCAGCGATTTGCTGCCGGCTGATGTGGTGGGCGTTTCGATTTTCGACCGGGAAAAAAATCAGTTTATTTTCCATCCTGGCCCGGTATTTACCCAGGTTTTGCTGGCCGACGAGATCAATCGCGCCACGCCCAAGACCCAGTCAGCCCTGCTGGAGGCGATGGAAGAGCATCAGGTTACGGCAGAAGGCAAGACCCGCCCGCTTCCCGAGCCTTTCTTTGTGATCGCCACCCAAAATCCTGCGCATCAGGTCGGTACCTTTGCCTTGCCGGAATCACAGCTAGACCGCTTCCTGATGTGCCTGTCACTCGGTTATCCGGATGCCGCCGCCGAACGCGCCCTATTGCTGGGCGAAGACCGCCGTACCCTGCTCAAAAGCATGAAGCCGGTCATGCAGCCGGAACAGTTACTGCAGGCGCAACAGGCTTTGCGGAAAATTCACAGCTCAGCGGCGCTGGTCGATTATGTGCAGTCACTGGCCCACGCCACCCGTCAAGGCGATCTATTCGCCGAAGGCATGAGCCCGCGTGCCGCCATCGCCCTATTGCAGGCGGCGCGCGCCTGGGCTGCGCTGGAAGGACGCGATCATGTAATCCCGGAGGATGTACAAGCAGTCCTGATACCCGTGATCGCCCATCGTCTGCGCCCCTTAAAATCAGTCAGCGGGAAAGTCAGCGCCAGCAGCGAACTATTGACACATCCGGACATTACGAAGGGCCGCAGGGATACAATTTTGAATTCATCGAGCCTGGCATCCAGAACCACAAGGTCGAGGTCTACCGCGGTAAAGATGCCCAGGAACGCATCTACCGGGACACCATTCCGCTAGACGCAAGCGGTTTTAACCTAACCGTGCTCGGCATCCGGAATCCTTCTTACACTAAGTAATTAATGCGCTAAGTAATTAATACGCCAAATACGCCAGCGAATACACTAACTTAGCGCTAGGTATTGAAATGAAAAGCTGCCACATTGCATCAGCAATGCCGGCAGTTTTTTCGTATACGACACAAATCCATTCGTGACGATCAGCCGGCTATTGCCCGCAAAAATGCCCGCAGAGCTGCACCCATCGCCTGCATGGCTCTGGCTATCGAGCTAAACAAATGACTCAACAAATATTAGTGCGATTTGCAGTGAAGGCCGTGATATAACATCATCACCGTCCCTCACCTCAAACACCCATGAGCATCATCAGCAATATAGGTCCTGCTTTAGCGGACAAATTTCGAAAGCTGGTTTTTCTGGAACACCGTCCGGAAAGCGGCGAAGTGTTTCTCAAACAGCGCCGGGTGTTCACCCTGCCCAGCAAGGCCGGCTGGATGTTTGTACTGCTATTGCTGCTGCTGTTCATTAGCTCGACCAACTACAACCTCAATCTCGGTTTTGCGCTCACCTTCGTGCTCGCTGGCTGCGCCTGCATCAATGCCTTTCTCGGTTTTCGCAATCTGGCCTACCTGCATCTGCTGGCGGGCCCGGCGGCACCGGTATTTGCCGGTGAAGAGGCACAATTCACGCTACATCTGATCAACCGGCGCCAGCATTATCGCTATGCGCTGCATGTAGGTTTTGCGGCCCCGGGACACACTGAACAGGCAGTTGATATTGCGCCCGATAGCCGCTGCACGCTACAACTGAGCCATCCGACTTTGCAACGCGGCATGATGGCTATCCCCAGAGTGCGCCTGCAGACCTGGTTTCCCTTAGGCTTGCTGCGCGCCTGGAGTACCTGGCTGCCGGATGCGCAAGTGCTG
This genomic interval carries:
- a CDS encoding histone deacetylase family protein, whose amino-acid sequence is MTTAFYTHADCKLHEMGAWHPEAPQRLQAIEDQLIASRIHDLIEYREAPVALESDLELVHSAAAIARVRDNCPAPGSEAAYFLLDADTKLNACTWRASLRAAGAALAATDAVIAGEIANAFCSIRPPGHHATPEESMGFCMFNNVAIAAKHALEVHGLQRVAVVDFDVHHGNGTEMAFSDDPRVLMVSFFQHPFYPYSGTEHPASNMHNVAVPGHTGGAAVRQIVLEQWLPALHLHQPEMIFISAGFDAHREDDMGQMGLVEADYSWITQQIMQVAQQYSQGRIVSCLEGGYKLSALGRSVVAHIQTLAGLD
- a CDS encoding MoxR family ATPase, which translates into the protein MFSKVHEVANQVGHIIIGKDSQIRLSLVCLLAGGHLLIEDVPGVGKTTLAHALAISLGLQFNRLQFTSDLLPADVVGVSIFDREKNQFIFHPGPVFTQVLLADEINRATPKTQSALLEAMEEHQVTAEGKTRPLPEPFFVIATQNPAHQVGTFALPESQLDRFLMCLSLGYPDAAAERALLLGEDRRTLLKSMKPVMQPEQLLQAQQALRKIHSSAALVDYVQSLAHATRQGDLFAEGMSPRAAIALLQAARAWAALEGRDHVIPEDVQAVLIPVIAHRLRPLKSVSGKVSASSELLTHPDITKGRRDTILNSSSLASRTTRSRSTAVKMPRNASTGTPFR
- a CDS encoding DUF58 domain-containing protein → MSIISNIGPALADKFRKLVFLEHRPESGEVFLKQRRVFTLPSKAGWMFVLLLLLLFISSTNYNLNLGFALTFVLAGCACINAFLGFRNLAYLHLLAGPAAPVFAGEEAQFTLHLINRRQHYRYALHVGFAAPGHTEQAVDIAPDSRCTLQLSHPTLQRGMMAIPRVRLQTWFPLGLLRAWSTWLPDAQVLVYPQPEAFAPPLPVTGVAGKEGQGHSGDDEDFSGVRAYQSGDPLKHLAWKHIARIDLDAGGSLITKQFSGGSASDILLDFGSLPANLDLELRLSRMTSWVIAADASGLAYAFKLGALHLDAASNEPHRLACLRALALHQLPSPEAGV